Part of the Burkholderia humptydooensis genome, AAATTGATCGGTACTATACCCGCGCGCTTGTGGCAAAGCAAAATCACGAATTCTCAACGATTTAAAACTCCCGCGCCGGGGATATAAATGATGAAAGACCGTCTCTTCGCAAAACTTTCTGGGGTAGTGCTGGCCTGCGGCATCATCGCCGGTTGCGCATCGCAGCCGACGCCGCCGACGGCCGAAGCGTTCAACAAGTCGTTGGCCGACGCCGACGCGGTGGCGAAGGCGGGCGATCAGGAGCGCGCAATCGGCCTTTACCAGCAACTCGCGAAGTCCGATCCGACGCGTGAGGAGCCCTGGGCCCGGATCGCGCAGATCCAGTTCCAGCAAGGTCACTACGGCCAGGCAATCGTCGCCGCGCAGGAAGCGTTGCAGCGCGACAAGACTGACCGTCAGGCGAAGAGCGTGCTCGCCGTCGCGGGCCTGCGCATCGCGACCGAATCGCTCGGCGAGCTGCGCCAGGATGCGTCGCTCGCCGGCGACGCGAAGTCCGACGCGCAAGCGCTCGCGAAGCAACTGCGCGACACGCTCGGCGAGGCCGCGCTGTTCCCGCCGGAGCAGCAGGCGACGAAGCCCGTCGTGAAGAAGCGCCGCATCGTCCGCCGCGCGAAGCCGGTGCACGAGGCCGCGCCCGCCGAGAACGCGACGGCGGCGGCTACGCCTGCCACGCCGCCCGCCACCCCCGCGACGCCCGCCACCACGTCGGCGCCCGCGAAGGCGGCAGGCGGCGATCCGTTCAGCGCACTGCGTTGAGCCGCGCTCGATCCACACACTAACCGGGAGCCGTCGATGGCGAAGAAAGAAAGCATTCAAAAGCGCTTGCAGAAAGTGCGGCCGCCCCGCGTCCAACTGACGTACGAGGTCGAACGGGGCGATGCGATCGAGATCAAGGAACTGCCGTTCGTCGTCGGAGTCGTCGGCGATCTGGCGGGGCAATCGGAAGTCGAGCAGCCGAAGCTGCGCGATCGCAAGTTCGTCAACATCGACCGCGACAACTTCGACGACGTGATGAAGGCGATCGAGCCGCGCGCCACGTTCCAGGTGGAGAACCGCCTGAGCGAGGCGGGCGGCAAGTTCGCGGTCGATCTGAAGTTCCGCTCGATCAACGATTTCAATCCGGACGAGGTCGTCGGGCAGGTCGAGCCGTTGCGGCGCCTGCTCGAGGCGCGCTCGAAGCTCGCCGACCTGCGCAACAAGCTGGCCGGCAACGACAAGCTCGAAGACCTGCTGAGCGAAGTGCTGTCGAACACGCAGCAGCTCGAAGCGCTGAAGAAGAGCGCGGACGGCGGCGACAAGCAGGGTGAATGAGTAACGGGGTGGTGAAATGAACCAGCAAACGGCTGCGGCCCAATCGACCGGCGCTCAAGTCGGCGCGCAATCCTCGCTGCTCGACGAGATCGTCGAGAAGAGCAAGGTCGCTAAATCCGAATCCGAGCATGCGCGCGCGAAGGACCTGATCGGCGAACTCGTCCATCAGGTGCTCGACGGCACGGTGGTCGTGTCGGACAACCTGTCGGCGACGATCGACGCGCGCGTCGCGGAGCTCGACCGCCTGATTTCGTCGCAGCTCTCGGCCGTGATGCACGCGGCGGAGTTCCAGCGTCTCGAAAGCACGTGGCGCGGGCTCGACTATCTGGTGAAGGAAAGCAACACCGGTTCGACGATCAAGATCAAGGCGCTGCACGCGCCGAAGCGCGATCTCGTGCGCGACTTCAAGAACGCGACCGAGTTCGACCAGAGCGCGCTCTTCAAGAAGGTCTACGAAGAAGAATTCGGCACGTTCGGCGGCTCGCCGTTCGGCGTGCTGGTGGGCGATTACGAGATCTCGCGCCAGCCGGAAGACCTGTACTTCGTCGAGCAGATGTCGCATGTCGCGGCGGCCGCGCACGCGCCGTTCGTCGCGTCGGCGGCGCCCGAGCTGCTCGGCCTCGAATCGTTCGCCGATCTGGGCAAGCCGCGCGATCTCGGCAAGGTGTTCGACACCGTCGAATACGCGAAATGGAAGTCGTTCCGCGATTCCGAGGATTCGCGCTACGTCGGCCTCACGCTGCCGCGCTTCCTCGGCCGCCTGCCGTTCAATCCGAAGGACGGCGCGATCGCGGAGGGCTTCAACTTCGTCGAGGACGTCGACGGCACCGATCACGACAAGTACCTGTGGTGCAATGCGTCGTGGGCGTTCGCCGCGCGCCTGACGGCCGCGTTCGACGACTTCGGCTGGTGCGCGGCGATTCGCGGCGTCGAAGGCGGCGGCCTCGTCGAGGATCTGCCGACGCACACGTTCAAGACCGATGACGGCGAAATCGCGCTCAAGTGCCCGACCGAGATCGCGATCACCGACCGCCGCGAGAAGGAGCTGAGCGACCTCGGCTTCATCCCGCTCGTGCATTGCAAGAATTCCGATTACGCCGCGTTCTTCGCCGCGCAGTCGGTGCAG contains:
- a CDS encoding tetratricopeptide repeat protein, yielding MKDRLFAKLSGVVLACGIIAGCASQPTPPTAEAFNKSLADADAVAKAGDQERAIGLYQQLAKSDPTREEPWARIAQIQFQQGHYGQAIVAAQEALQRDKTDRQAKSVLAVAGLRIATESLGELRQDASLAGDAKSDAQALAKQLRDTLGEAALFPPEQQATKPVVKKRRIVRRAKPVHEAAPAENATAAATPATPPATPATPATTSAPAKAAGGDPFSALR
- the tssB gene encoding type VI secretion system contractile sheath small subunit is translated as MAKKESIQKRLQKVRPPRVQLTYEVERGDAIEIKELPFVVGVVGDLAGQSEVEQPKLRDRKFVNIDRDNFDDVMKAIEPRATFQVENRLSEAGGKFAVDLKFRSINDFNPDEVVGQVEPLRRLLEARSKLADLRNKLAGNDKLEDLLSEVLSNTQQLEALKKSADGGDKQGE
- the tssC gene encoding type VI secretion system contractile sheath large subunit: MNQQTAAAQSTGAQVGAQSSLLDEIVEKSKVAKSESEHARAKDLIGELVHQVLDGTVVVSDNLSATIDARVAELDRLISSQLSAVMHAAEFQRLESTWRGLDYLVKESNTGSTIKIKALHAPKRDLVRDFKNATEFDQSALFKKVYEEEFGTFGGSPFGVLVGDYEISRQPEDLYFVEQMSHVAAAAHAPFVASAAPELLGLESFADLGKPRDLGKVFDTVEYAKWKSFRDSEDSRYVGLTLPRFLGRLPFNPKDGAIAEGFNFVEDVDGTDHDKYLWCNASWAFAARLTAAFDDFGWCAAIRGVEGGGLVEDLPTHTFKTDDGEIALKCPTEIAITDRREKELSDLGFIPLVHCKNSDYAAFFAAQSVQKPKKYSTDSANANAVLSAQLQYIFSVSRIAHYLKAMMRDKIGSFASAQNVETFLNRWISQYVLLDDDATQEQKAQFPLREASVQVSEIPGKPGAYRSVAFLRPHFQLDELSISLRLVADLPKPANS